Proteins found in one Scomber scombrus chromosome 15, fScoSco1.1, whole genome shotgun sequence genomic segment:
- the LOC133995757 gene encoding uncharacterized protein LOC133995757, with amino-acid sequence MRNIRVSRMLQLSFVLMGLCQARRDHPPGDPSASQESGEVPVSQLKMLSLGLAHLLKGVEENAGKLEQQGERVATELDGATRSLESLRKQSLQTGRTHRQVRKDLQVMSARGDRMRRAVRDLQKGMEELETEQEAMQQQMNRILQGVKSLTEPRSEGRRQLNIRAMKVIVDKQSRRLASLTSEVSARDRMIDRRLKHIENLEKQVSENLPAVLQADCDTNCVQ; translated from the exons ATGAGGAATATAAGGGTGAGTCGAATGCTGCAGCTGTCCTTCGTGCTGATGGGACTCTGTCAGGCCCGCCGAGACCATCCACCAGGCGATCCCTCTGCATCACAGGAGTCAGGTGAGGTCCCTGTGTCCCAGCTCAAAATGCTCTCGCTGGGTCTGGCTCACCTGCTGAAGGGGGTGGAGGAGAACGCTGGGAAGCTGGAGCAGCAGGGAGAGCGAGTGGCAACAGAGTTGGACGGGGCCACCAGGAGTCTGGAGAGCCTCCGAAAGCAGAGTTTGCAGACAGGACGGACTCACAGGCAG GTGAGGAAGGACCTGCAGGTGATGAGTGCCAGGGGTGACAGGATGCGGAGGGCAGTCAGAGATCTGCAGAAAGGGATGGAGGAACTGGAGACGGAGCAGGAAGCCATGCAGCAACAGATGAACCGGATCCTCCAGGGAGTGAAGAGCCTGACCGAGCCTAGATCAGAGGGTCGAAGACAGCTCAATATCAGAGCCATGAAG GTGATCGTAGATAAACAGTCGAGACGGCTTGCCAGTCTGACCTCTGAGGTTTCAGCCCGAGATAGAATGATTGACAGACGCCTGAAGCACATTGAAAACCTGGAGAAACAG GTGTCTGAGAACCTCCCAGCAGTGCTGCAGGCAGATTGTGACACCAACTGTGTCCAATGA
- the pip5k1ba gene encoding phosphatidylinositol-4-phosphate 5-kinase, type I, beta a isoform X1: MSNASSDSIGSGTKTSKVSKDHKKPTAAALKGAIQLGIGYAVGNRSSKPDRDVLMQDFSVVESVFLPSEGSNMTPAHHFPDFRLKTYAPLAFRYFRELFGIKPDDYLYSMCNEPLIELTNPGASSSWFYLTSDDEFIIKTVQHKEAEFLQKLLPGYYMNLNQNPRTLLPKFYGLYCIQLGGVTLRVVVMNNVLPRAMKMHYKYDLKGSSYKRRASRKERTKSSPTFKDLDFQEMHEGLHFDLDTYNCLMKTLQRDCRVLESFKIMDYSLLLGIHVLDRKPLNRGNRCDSRKGQKVLYSTALESIQGNVKDPEPVADDETLGGIPARHKDENLLIFLGIIDILQSYRFIKKVEHSWKALVHDGDKVSVHRPGFYADRFLKFMGSTVFKKIHPLRGASSKRKKNSLYAAKSASQEFLSPQKEEKAEKRAQSMDNLDGNPVYSSSQQPDLLPRTTVSFECDLNDEEDIDNSEYRRASSSTIALDDPLPSLSRSQSESELDVYLPHKISPRRPSWS; encoded by the exons ATGTCAAACGCCAGCTCTGACAGTATAGGAAGTGGAACCAAAACGTCTAAAGTGTCAAAAGATCATAAAAAG CCCACAGCTGCTGCCCTGAAAGGAGCTATTCAGCTGGGGATTGGCTATGCAGTGGGAAACCGCAGCTCCAAACCAGACAGAGATGTTCTCATGCAGGACTTCTCTGTGGTGGAGAGTGTCTTCTTGCCCAG TGAGGGCAGCAACATGACCCCAGCACATCACTTCCCAGATTTCCGTCTGAAAACGTACGCACCGCTGGCCTTTCGCTACTTCAGAGAGCTGTTTGGCATCAAACCGGACGACTATCTG TACTCCATGTGCAACGAGCCTCTGATCGAGCTCACCAACCCCGGTGCCAGCAGTTCCTGGTTCTACCTTACCAGCGATGATGAGTTCATCATTAAGACTGTGCAGCATAAAGAGGCTGAGTTCCTGCAAAAGCTGCTTCCTGGTTACTACATG AATCTGAATCAGAACCCAAGGACTTTGCTGCCCAAATTCTACGGCCTCTACTGCATCCAGTTAGGCGGTGTTACCCTCCGCGTGGTGGTGATGAACAACGTGCTGCCGCGCGCCATGAAGATGCACTACAAGTACGACCTGAAGGGTTCCTCGTACAAACGCCGTGCCTCACGCAAAGAGCGCACAAAGTCCTCACCCACCTTCAAAGACCTGGACTTCCAGGAGATGCACGAGGGTCTGCACTTCGACCTGGACACCTACAACTGCCTGATGAAGACTCTACAGAGGGACTGTCGG GTCCTTGAGAGCTTTAAGATCATGGACTACAGTCTCCTGTTGGGGATCCACGTTTTGGACCGGAAGCCACTGAACCGGGGAAACCGATGCGACAGCAGGAAAGGACAGAAAGTCCTCTACTCCACTGCCCTCGAGTCCATCCAGGGGAACGTGAAGGACCCCGAACCAGTGGCAGATGACGAAAC ATTGGGTGGAATTCCTGCCAGACATAAAGATGAGAACCTGCTCATCTTTTTAGGAATTATTGACATCCTGCAGTCCTACAG gtTCATTAAGAAGGTGGAACACTCCTGGAAAGCTCTTGTACATGATGGG GACAAGGTTTCAGTTCACAGGCCCGGTTTTTATGCAGACAGATTTCTGAAGTTCATGGGTTCAACCGTATTCAAAAAGATCCATC ctctaaGAGGAGCGTCttcaaagaggaagaagaattCCCTGTATGCAGCAAAGTCAGCCTCTCAGGAGTTTCTTTCCCCACAAAAGGAGGAGAAGGCGGAGAAGAGAGCTCAAAGCATGGATAACCTGGATGGAAATC CAGTTTACAGTTCCTCACAGCAGCCAGATCTTCTGCCAAGGACTACTGTTTCTTTTGAGTGCGACCTTAATGATGAAGAGGACATTGACAACAG TGAATACAGACGAGCCTCCAGTTCAACCATCGCTCTGGACGATCCTCTGCCGTCCCTCAGCCGAAGCCAGTCAGAATCTGAACTGGATGTCTACCTG CCTCACAAAATCTCACCCAGGCGACCCAGCTGGAGTTGA
- the pip5k1ba gene encoding phosphatidylinositol-4-phosphate 5-kinase, type I, beta a isoform X2, with protein MSNASSDSIGSGTKTSKVSKDHKKPTAAALKGAIQLGIGYAVGNRSSKPDRDVLMQDFSVVESVFLPSEGSNMTPAHHFPDFRLKTYAPLAFRYFRELFGIKPDDYLYSMCNEPLIELTNPGASSSWFYLTSDDEFIIKTVQHKEAEFLQKLLPGYYMNLNQNPRTLLPKFYGLYCIQLGGVTLRVVVMNNVLPRAMKMHYKYDLKGSSYKRRASRKERTKSSPTFKDLDFQEMHEGLHFDLDTYNCLMKTLQRDCRVLESFKIMDYSLLLGIHVLDRKPLNRGNRCDSRKGQKVLYSTALESIQGNVKDPEPVADDETLGGIPARHKDENLLIFLGIIDILQSYRFIKKVEHSWKALVHDGDKVSVHRPGFYADRFLKFMGSTVFKKIHPLRGASSKRKKNSLYAAKSASQEFLSPQKEEKAEKRAQSMDNLDGNLYSSSQQPDLLPRTTVSFECDLNDEEDIDNSEYRRASSSTIALDDPLPSLSRSQSESELDVYLPHKISPRRPSWS; from the exons ATGTCAAACGCCAGCTCTGACAGTATAGGAAGTGGAACCAAAACGTCTAAAGTGTCAAAAGATCATAAAAAG CCCACAGCTGCTGCCCTGAAAGGAGCTATTCAGCTGGGGATTGGCTATGCAGTGGGAAACCGCAGCTCCAAACCAGACAGAGATGTTCTCATGCAGGACTTCTCTGTGGTGGAGAGTGTCTTCTTGCCCAG TGAGGGCAGCAACATGACCCCAGCACATCACTTCCCAGATTTCCGTCTGAAAACGTACGCACCGCTGGCCTTTCGCTACTTCAGAGAGCTGTTTGGCATCAAACCGGACGACTATCTG TACTCCATGTGCAACGAGCCTCTGATCGAGCTCACCAACCCCGGTGCCAGCAGTTCCTGGTTCTACCTTACCAGCGATGATGAGTTCATCATTAAGACTGTGCAGCATAAAGAGGCTGAGTTCCTGCAAAAGCTGCTTCCTGGTTACTACATG AATCTGAATCAGAACCCAAGGACTTTGCTGCCCAAATTCTACGGCCTCTACTGCATCCAGTTAGGCGGTGTTACCCTCCGCGTGGTGGTGATGAACAACGTGCTGCCGCGCGCCATGAAGATGCACTACAAGTACGACCTGAAGGGTTCCTCGTACAAACGCCGTGCCTCACGCAAAGAGCGCACAAAGTCCTCACCCACCTTCAAAGACCTGGACTTCCAGGAGATGCACGAGGGTCTGCACTTCGACCTGGACACCTACAACTGCCTGATGAAGACTCTACAGAGGGACTGTCGG GTCCTTGAGAGCTTTAAGATCATGGACTACAGTCTCCTGTTGGGGATCCACGTTTTGGACCGGAAGCCACTGAACCGGGGAAACCGATGCGACAGCAGGAAAGGACAGAAAGTCCTCTACTCCACTGCCCTCGAGTCCATCCAGGGGAACGTGAAGGACCCCGAACCAGTGGCAGATGACGAAAC ATTGGGTGGAATTCCTGCCAGACATAAAGATGAGAACCTGCTCATCTTTTTAGGAATTATTGACATCCTGCAGTCCTACAG gtTCATTAAGAAGGTGGAACACTCCTGGAAAGCTCTTGTACATGATGGG GACAAGGTTTCAGTTCACAGGCCCGGTTTTTATGCAGACAGATTTCTGAAGTTCATGGGTTCAACCGTATTCAAAAAGATCCATC ctctaaGAGGAGCGTCttcaaagaggaagaagaattCCCTGTATGCAGCAAAGTCAGCCTCTCAGGAGTTTCTTTCCCCACAAAAGGAGGAGAAGGCGGAGAAGAGAGCTCAAAGCATGGATAACCTGGATGGAAATC TTTACAGTTCCTCACAGCAGCCAGATCTTCTGCCAAGGACTACTGTTTCTTTTGAGTGCGACCTTAATGATGAAGAGGACATTGACAACAG TGAATACAGACGAGCCTCCAGTTCAACCATCGCTCTGGACGATCCTCTGCCGTCCCTCAGCCGAAGCCAGTCAGAATCTGAACTGGATGTCTACCTG CCTCACAAAATCTCACCCAGGCGACCCAGCTGGAGTTGA